In Flammeovirgaceae bacterium 311, one DNA window encodes the following:
- a CDS encoding dihydrofolate reductase region (COG0262 Dihydrofolate reductase) encodes MIRSIIVARADNGVIGKDNGLIWHMPHDLKFFKDTTSGHYVIMGRKSYEAINKPLPNRLNIIVTRQQDYFKENCLVLHSLEKALQLAENQQQQEAFILGGGEIYRQALDNGWVDRIYLTEIKDSFEGDTYFPELDMSQWEETKREEYQADHQNPHAYAFVTLERK; translated from the coding sequence ATGATACGTTCTATAATAGTAGCCCGCGCTGATAATGGCGTTATCGGAAAAGACAATGGTCTGATCTGGCACATGCCCCATGACCTTAAATTTTTTAAAGACACCACCAGCGGACATTACGTGATCATGGGCCGCAAGAGCTACGAAGCCATTAACAAGCCGCTCCCTAACCGCCTGAACATTATTGTTACCCGCCAGCAGGACTATTTCAAAGAAAACTGCCTGGTACTCCACAGCCTGGAGAAAGCACTGCAGCTGGCAGAGAATCAACAGCAGCAGGAGGCTTTCATTTTAGGTGGAGGAGAAATCTACCGCCAGGCACTTGATAATGGCTGGGTAGACAGGATCTACCTGACTGAAATCAAAGACAGCTTTGAAGGCGACACCTATTTCCCGGAGCTGGACATGAGCCAGTGGGAGGAAACAAAACGGGAAGAATACCAGGCCGACCACCAGAATCCGCATGCTTATGCCTTTGTAACCCTGGAACGGAAATAA